In one window of Pirellulales bacterium DNA:
- a CDS encoding PEP-CTERM sorting domain-containing protein, protein MKRCVWAVLCVGLLGSWLLQESVAAPIFGTDDSYAANVFCDTRHLGRIEIDHYRSYKDAANATGGVQIDGQFAGAADGWKLHWIQAIVFDDDPLAWRGDGITIVDAPYVDTPPGGYVGPNNAFDYLVYYDEGEFPTFFDQPSTSLFTIKDNEIVSVEFETWLVCVCEENLGANDTLASDDSYVVAPLLGFTWGYTGSYLSDLPPPGDTLNDFDITKSTFNWLSAPTQGWIDSLDKVYGAEDLDRYNVTLVDCELCPEPSTFVLAALGLVSLVTFRRRTRHPSSSG, encoded by the coding sequence ATGAAACGCTGCGTGTGGGCGGTGCTGTGCGTGGGGTTGCTCGGCTCTTGGTTGCTCCAGGAATCGGTCGCGGCGCCGATCTTCGGCACGGACGATTCGTACGCGGCCAATGTGTTTTGCGATACGCGCCATCTCGGCCGCATCGAGATCGATCACTACCGTTCGTACAAGGATGCCGCGAACGCGACGGGGGGCGTGCAGATCGACGGCCAGTTCGCCGGCGCGGCCGACGGCTGGAAGCTGCATTGGATCCAGGCGATCGTGTTTGACGACGATCCTTTGGCCTGGCGGGGCGACGGCATCACGATCGTCGATGCGCCGTACGTCGATACGCCTCCAGGAGGCTACGTCGGGCCGAACAATGCGTTCGACTACCTGGTCTACTACGACGAAGGCGAATTCCCCACGTTCTTCGATCAGCCGTCGACCAGCCTGTTCACGATCAAAGACAACGAGATCGTCAGCGTCGAGTTCGAGACCTGGCTCGTCTGCGTCTGCGAAGAGAATCTCGGTGCGAACGACACCTTGGCCTCGGACGACAGCTATGTCGTGGCCCCGCTGCTGGGCTTCACTTGGGGCTACACCGGCTCGTACTTGAGCGATCTGCCGCCGCCGGGCGACACGCTCAACGACTTCGACATTACCAAGTCGACGTTCAACTGGCTGAGCGCGCCGACGCAAGGCTGGATCGATTCGCTGGACAAGGTTTACGGTGCGGAAGACCTCGACCGTTACAACGTGACGCTCGTCGACTGCGAACTCTGCCCCGAACCGTCGACGTTTGTACTGGCGGCGCTGGGGCTTGTGTCGCTGGTCACGTTCCGCCGCCGGACACGGCACCCGTCGTCGTCCGGCTGA
- a CDS encoding tetratricopeptide repeat protein: MPRASRQHESSRSADLRRLAAIAVLFLAVATAIYGQTATFRFLGYDDPFYVVNNRHVHEGLSWSGLAWAWTSVRAFWHPLTWMSHQLDWQLYGNRPAGHHVSNVIYHLAGILAALMAWYRLTGKVWPAALIAGLLLVHPLRAESVAWVAERKGLLATLFWMLGLWAYAEYARRPSWARYALVAGCMAAGLLCKPTLVTFPCALLLLDLWPLGRWKPWTPPDLSARGPYLVADPPLAQRSLPALLLEKLPLFAIVAAASGVAVLAEQEFGALDWIPQLTLASRVENAVIVYWLYLAKFVLPAGLSFFYRHPGNAVSPVAAAVAAMALLAVTVVCVLQVRRRPFALVGWLWFLGTLLPVIGLVQIGGHRMADRYADVPMIGIYALLAYALAELVARVPAAREPVVAACVAVFGALGAVSYQQASYWHDDERLIEHALAVDPDNYVALTNRARRAMDEQRFTDAIADCRRALAIHPYNAAAASNLGLALDRVGEHDEALSWLRKAVELAPQAAINRMNLALGLAGRDQMAEAEAEFRAAVDADPDNVPVRRNFAVFFAQQRRFEEAVAMFRSILTIEPDNLLDRGNLARTMLAQGDLDGAITVTTEVLARDAKFGESYALRADALARQGKAPEAVADFGRASQLGALPPAMLMRLVWIFAADPRPEVRNPEQALALAERLARMTGQRDPAALDALAMALAATARFDDAIRTARDGADLARRAGRAPVAAILEQHLGLYTRRQPLAANYAELATAWDRAG; the protein is encoded by the coding sequence TTGCCCCGCGCGTCGCGTCAGCACGAGTCGTCCCGCAGCGCTGACCTCCGCCGCCTGGCGGCGATTGCTGTCCTGTTCCTCGCGGTCGCAACGGCCATCTATGGCCAAACCGCAACGTTCCGCTTTCTCGGCTACGACGATCCGTTCTACGTCGTCAACAATCGCCACGTCCACGAAGGGCTGAGCTGGTCAGGCCTCGCCTGGGCTTGGACCAGCGTCCGGGCGTTCTGGCATCCGCTGACTTGGATGTCGCATCAATTGGATTGGCAGCTCTACGGCAACCGACCCGCTGGCCACCACGTCAGCAACGTGATCTATCACCTGGCCGGAATTCTCGCGGCACTGATGGCCTGGTACCGGCTGACGGGAAAAGTCTGGCCGGCCGCGCTCATTGCCGGGCTGTTGCTCGTACATCCGTTGCGCGCCGAAAGCGTGGCCTGGGTCGCCGAGCGCAAGGGCCTGTTGGCCACGTTGTTCTGGATGCTGGGGCTCTGGGCCTATGCGGAGTATGCTCGCCGGCCGTCGTGGGCGCGCTATGCGCTGGTCGCCGGTTGCATGGCCGCAGGCTTGCTTTGCAAACCCACGCTCGTGACGTTTCCTTGCGCGTTGTTGCTCTTAGACCTCTGGCCGCTGGGCCGCTGGAAGCCCTGGACGCCGCCGGATTTGAGTGCGCGCGGTCCGTACCTCGTCGCCGATCCGCCGCTGGCCCAGCGTTCGTTGCCGGCGCTGCTGTTGGAGAAACTGCCGCTGTTTGCCATCGTCGCCGCCGCCAGCGGTGTGGCCGTATTGGCCGAGCAGGAGTTCGGCGCGCTCGATTGGATTCCCCAGCTGACGCTCGCCAGCCGCGTTGAAAACGCGGTCATCGTCTACTGGCTCTACCTGGCCAAATTCGTGCTGCCTGCGGGACTGTCGTTCTTCTATCGCCATCCCGGCAATGCAGTCTCGCCCGTCGCGGCTGCCGTGGCGGCGATGGCGTTGCTCGCCGTGACGGTGGTCTGCGTGCTCCAGGTTCGCCGCCGGCCCTTTGCGCTTGTGGGCTGGTTGTGGTTTCTTGGTACGTTGCTCCCGGTGATTGGCCTCGTCCAGATTGGCGGGCACCGTATGGCCGACCGCTATGCCGATGTCCCGATGATCGGCATCTACGCGCTGTTGGCCTATGCGCTGGCCGAGTTGGTTGCGCGCGTCCCCGCCGCGCGCGAGCCGGTGGTTGCCGCGTGCGTGGCCGTGTTCGGCGCACTAGGTGCGGTCAGTTATCAGCAAGCCTCCTACTGGCACGACGACGAGCGATTGATCGAACACGCGCTGGCCGTCGATCCGGACAACTACGTGGCGCTGACCAACCGGGCGCGGCGCGCCATGGACGAACAACGGTTCACCGACGCGATTGCCGATTGCCGGCGGGCCCTGGCGATTCACCCTTACAATGCCGCGGCCGCGTCGAACTTGGGGCTGGCGCTGGATCGCGTGGGCGAACACGACGAGGCGCTCAGTTGGCTGCGCAAGGCGGTCGAACTGGCTCCGCAGGCAGCGATCAATCGCATGAATCTCGCCCTGGGGCTGGCCGGTCGCGACCAGATGGCGGAGGCCGAAGCGGAGTTCCGCGCGGCCGTCGATGCAGATCCCGACAATGTCCCGGTGCGACGAAACTTTGCCGTGTTCTTTGCTCAGCAACGCCGCTTCGAGGAAGCGGTGGCGATGTTTCGCTCGATTCTGACCATTGAGCCCGACAACTTGCTCGACCGCGGCAACCTGGCCCGCACCATGCTTGCGCAGGGTGATCTGGACGGCGCGATTACCGTGACGACCGAGGTCCTCGCGCGCGATGCAAAGTTTGGCGAGAGCTATGCGCTACGCGCCGATGCATTGGCGCGCCAGGGCAAGGCGCCCGAGGCGGTGGCCGACTTCGGACGCGCCAGCCAGCTCGGGGCGTTGCCACCGGCGATGTTGATGCGCCTGGTGTGGATTTTTGCGGCCGATCCCCGGCCAGAGGTGCGCAACCCGGAACAGGCGCTGGCCCTGGCCGAGCGGCTTGCGCGAATGACCGGCCAGCGCGACCCGGCGGCACTCGACGCCTTGGCCATGGCCCTAGCCGCGACTGCCCGGTTCGACGACGCCATTCGCACGGCCCGCGACGGCGCCGACTTGGCGCGCCGAGCCGGCAGGGCACCGGTTGCGGCGATCCTCGAGCAGCATCTAGGGCTCTACACGCGGCGACAACCGCTGGCGGCAAACTACGCCGAGCTGGCCACGGCCTGGGATCGGGCCGGTTGA
- a CDS encoding MotA/TolQ/ExbB proton channel family protein: protein MDIATIAGIIGGFVLMLVALFIAGSHGGGVSLTQFVDPPAAIMVLGGGLCVVMTSVPMGVFLGLPKAIMGVIMPKRENLPGLVAEIVELAEVARREGLLALERKIADIKSATLVSTIQMAVDGTRPEVITEIMHKTIEVAEHHMHVEKKMFEIMGKCGPAFGMIATLLGLILMLGNLSDPDSIGPTMAMALVGTLYGAAMANMICMPLAEKVAYYGKEAISAQHIILDGILAIQAGDNPRVVEQKLSTYLGHAAHKDHKDKKAA, encoded by the coding sequence ATGGATATTGCAACGATTGCAGGCATCATCGGCGGCTTCGTCTTGATGCTGGTCGCCTTGTTCATCGCCGGCAGCCACGGCGGCGGCGTTTCGCTGACACAGTTCGTCGACCCGCCGGCCGCGATCATGGTGCTCGGCGGTGGCTTGTGCGTCGTGATGACCAGCGTGCCGATGGGCGTGTTCCTCGGTCTGCCCAAGGCCATCATGGGTGTGATCATGCCCAAGCGCGAAAACCTGCCGGGTCTGGTTGCCGAAATCGTCGAGCTGGCTGAAGTCGCCCGCCGCGAGGGACTCCTGGCGCTCGAACGCAAAATCGCCGACATCAAGAGCGCCACGCTCGTGTCGACCATTCAGATGGCCGTCGACGGTACCCGGCCCGAGGTCATCACCGAGATCATGCACAAGACGATCGAGGTGGCTGAACACCACATGCACGTCGAAAAGAAGATGTTCGAGATCATGGGCAAGTGCGGTCCGGCGTTCGGGATGATCGCCACGCTGCTCGGGCTGATCTTGATGTTGGGTAACCTCAGCGATCCCGACTCGATCGGCCCGACGATGGCCATGGCGCTCGTGGGCACGCTCTACGGGGCCGCGATGGCGAACATGATCTGCATGCCGTTGGCCGAAAAAGTGGCCTACTACGGCAAGGAAGCGATCAGCGCCCAGCACATCATCCTCGACGGCATCCTGGCGATTCAGGCCGGCGACAACCCGCGCGTGGTCGAGCAAAAGCTCAGCACTTACCTGGGTCACGCCGCACACAAGGATCACAAGGATAAGAAGGCCGCCTAG
- a CDS encoding flagellar basal body-associated FliL family protein, translated as MSTPEASVAAPASSQGRFRKRLALLIMASILVVQGGVAGTYFLLFAESSGSVPAVKEPVPAEHGDAHADGHGDAHGTAAHDDHGGKHEEPAEDEHGDAHAADAHGEEEMEEEEGVDDGGEHGGHGGHGEAPPGRIEVDLGEFSVSAYHESRGQTMFVSFHLYALIDSKREGKFTSQFENNKHRIREKVLVLFRGAKLEDLSEPELRSLKGQTLEALNSCFSKPVLDEVMFSDFVIVPQ; from the coding sequence ATGAGCACGCCCGAAGCCTCTGTCGCCGCCCCCGCCAGCTCGCAAGGCCGCTTTCGCAAGCGACTCGCCTTGTTGATCATGGCGAGCATCCTGGTTGTGCAAGGCGGCGTGGCAGGCACGTACTTCCTGCTGTTTGCCGAGAGCAGCGGCTCGGTGCCTGCCGTAAAAGAGCCGGTCCCGGCAGAGCACGGCGATGCCCACGCTGACGGCCATGGCGACGCGCACGGCACTGCAGCGCACGACGACCACGGCGGCAAGCACGAAGAGCCCGCCGAGGATGAGCACGGCGACGCCCATGCCGCCGACGCCCACGGTGAGGAGGAAATGGAGGAAGAGGAAGGCGTCGACGACGGCGGCGAACACGGGGGCCACGGCGGTCACGGCGAAGCCCCGCCCGGCAGGATCGAGGTCGATCTCGGTGAGTTCAGCGTGTCGGCCTACCACGAATCGCGCGGGCAGACGATGTTTGTCAGCTTCCACCTTTATGCGCTGATCGATTCGAAGCGCGAGGGCAAGTTCACCAGCCAGTTCGAGAACAACAAGCACCGCATTCGTGAGAAGGTGCTGGTGTTGTTTCGCGGCGCCAAGCTGGAAGATCTCAGCGAGCCGGAATTGCGCTCGCTGAAGGGCCAGACGCTCGAGGCGCTGAATTCGTGCTTTTCGAAGCCGGTCCTCGACGAAGTCATGTTTAGCGACTTCGTGATCGTCCCGCAGTGA
- a CDS encoding trypsin-like peptidase domain-containing protein: MTQKTLMACGASACAGALVVLLLGGQIDWRSEVRAQAPQAARPQQGRFAPPPSAPLEAIRSDELAAIDADPNLTSEERIFVRVYEMANRSVVNINTRVTKTDAFLLFDIPAEGAGSGIVIDKQGHVLTNFHVVDEAETIQVTLFDGHEYEAKRVGGDAASDIAVLKIEAPPESLFPVVFADASNLRVGQRVFAIGNPFGLERTFTTGVISSLNRTLPTRSGRTLKSIIQLDAAINPGNSGGPLLNTQGRLIGMNTAIASKTGQNTGVGFAIPTTIIERIVPQLIARGRVIRPDVGIARVFETEKGLLIAALTPGGPAERAGLRGPKVERKQRGPFVYERIDRGAADLIVQVDETPVTSADEFLTAVERHEPGEEVLLLFMRDGQRMQVRIRLASSEN; the protein is encoded by the coding sequence ATGACTCAAAAGACACTAATGGCCTGCGGCGCATCGGCATGTGCCGGTGCGCTCGTCGTGCTGCTGTTGGGCGGGCAGATCGATTGGCGATCGGAAGTCCGCGCACAGGCCCCGCAAGCGGCGCGTCCGCAGCAAGGACGCTTTGCGCCGCCCCCCTCGGCGCCGCTGGAAGCGATTCGCTCGGACGAACTGGCGGCGATCGACGCCGACCCGAACTTGACCTCGGAAGAGCGCATCTTCGTCCGCGTGTATGAGATGGCCAATCGCAGTGTGGTGAACATCAACACCCGGGTCACCAAGACCGACGCGTTCTTGCTGTTTGATATCCCGGCCGAAGGCGCCGGCTCGGGCATCGTGATCGACAAGCAGGGCCATGTGCTGACGAACTTTCACGTTGTCGACGAGGCCGAAACCATCCAGGTAACGCTCTTCGACGGCCACGAGTATGAAGCCAAACGCGTTGGCGGCGATGCGGCGAGCGACATCGCCGTGCTGAAGATCGAAGCCCCGCCGGAGTCGCTTTTTCCCGTGGTTTTTGCCGATGCCTCGAACCTTCGCGTCGGCCAACGGGTGTTCGCGATCGGCAACCCCTTCGGACTGGAAAGGACTTTTACGACGGGCGTGATCTCGAGCCTCAATCGCACGCTACCCACGCGCAGCGGCCGGACGCTCAAGTCGATCATTCAGCTCGACGCGGCCATCAACCCGGGCAACTCGGGAGGACCGCTGCTCAACACGCAAGGCCGGCTAATCGGCATGAACACGGCCATCGCCAGCAAGACCGGCCAGAACACCGGCGTGGGCTTTGCGATCCCGACGACGATCATCGAGCGGATCGTGCCGCAACTGATCGCGCGGGGCCGCGTGATCCGCCCCGACGTGGGTATTGCCCGCGTGTTCGAAACGGAGAAGGGCCTGCTAATCGCCGCGTTGACGCCGGGCGGCCCCGCCGAGCGTGCCGGCCTGCGCGGCCCCAAGGTCGAGCGCAAGCAGCGCGGCCCGTTCGTGTACGAACGCATCGATCGCGGCGCGGCCGACCTGATCGTGCAAGTCGACGAGACTCCCGTGACTTCGGCCGACGAATTCCTGACGGCCGTCGAACGGCACGAGCCGGGCGAAGAGGTTCTGTTGCTCTTCATGCGTGACGGCCAGCGCATGCAAGTGCGAATTCGGCTGGCGTCGAGCGAGAACTAA